The Ensifer adhaerens genome contains a region encoding:
- a CDS encoding carnitinyl-CoA dehydratase, which produces MTGPILTRREGGILEVTIDRPKANAIDLKTSRVMGEIFRDFRDDDSLRVAIITGAGEKFFCPGWDLKAAADGDAVDGDYGVGGFGGMQELRDLNKPIIAAINGICCGGGLEIALSTDLILAAEHATFALPEIRSGTVADAASIKLPKRIPYHIAMDMLLTGRWLDVQEAHRWGFVNEILPAGKLMERAWELARLLESGPPLVYAAIKEVVRAAEGEAFQTTMNKITQRQFKTVDILYSSEDQLEGARAFAEKRDPVWKGR; this is translated from the coding sequence ATGACCGGACCTATCCTCACACGCCGCGAAGGCGGTATTCTGGAAGTCACGATCGACCGGCCGAAGGCGAACGCCATCGACCTGAAAACCAGCCGGGTCATGGGCGAGATCTTCCGCGACTTCCGCGACGACGACAGTCTACGTGTCGCGATCATCACCGGCGCCGGTGAAAAATTCTTCTGTCCGGGATGGGACCTGAAGGCTGCTGCCGACGGTGACGCGGTCGATGGTGACTACGGCGTCGGCGGCTTCGGCGGCATGCAGGAACTGCGCGATCTCAACAAGCCGATCATCGCCGCGATCAACGGCATCTGCTGCGGCGGCGGCCTCGAGATCGCGCTTTCGACCGACCTGATCCTTGCCGCCGAACACGCGACCTTCGCGTTGCCCGAAATCCGCTCCGGCACCGTTGCCGATGCTGCCTCGATCAAGCTGCCGAAGCGCATCCCCTATCACATCGCCATGGACATGCTTCTGACCGGCCGCTGGCTCGACGTGCAGGAAGCCCACCGCTGGGGCTTCGTCAACGAGATCCTGCCGGCGGGCAAACTGATGGAGCGCGCCTGGGAGCTCGCCCGCCTGCTCGAAAGCGGCCCGCCGCTGGTCTATGCGGCGATCAAGGAAGTGGTCCGCGCCGCCGAGGGCGAAGCCTTCCAGACGACCATGAACAAGATCACCCAGCGGCAGTTCAAGACCGTCGATATTCTCTATTCGAGCGAAGACCAGCTGGAGGGCGCGCGCGCCTTCGCGGAGAAGCGCGACCCCGTGTGGAAGGGTCGCTGA
- a CDS encoding ABC transporter ATP-binding protein has product MPEMLSVKNLKIEATSYPPGEPPKVVTLVEGVSFDVQKGKVLGLIGESGAGKSTIGLSALAYGRGGVRITGGQVLLDGKDILTLDKNGIRSIRGARVCYVAQSAAAAFNPAHRLGDQVIEASLRHGIMSREEAKKRALYLFRVLGLPNPETFGERYPHQVSGGQLQRAMTAMALCPNPELIVFDEPTTALDVTTQIDVLAAIKHAIEETHTAALYITHDLAVVAQISDDIMVLRHGKTVEYGSTKQIIEEPREEYTRALVSVRQTKREEAADQTGTQLKIEHISAGYANGFKVLHDVSMHLPKGQTLAIVGESGSGKSTLARVITGLLPPTEGRITFEGKELPRALKGRSNDELRRIQMIYQMADTAMNPRQTVRDIVGRPLSFYFGMHGQKKTERVKELLDQIEMGTRFLDRYPAELSGGQKQRVAIARALAAKPELILCDEPTSALDPLVAEGILNLLLKLQEETAVSYVFITHDIAIVRAIADSVAVMHRGRLVRFGPKSKVLSPPFDDYTDLLLKSVPEMEIGWLERVLKTRRMESAGN; this is encoded by the coding sequence ATGCCTGAGATGCTCTCCGTCAAGAACTTGAAGATCGAAGCGACCAGCTACCCGCCGGGCGAACCGCCGAAGGTCGTCACCCTCGTCGAGGGCGTCTCCTTCGACGTTCAGAAGGGCAAGGTGCTCGGCCTAATCGGCGAGTCCGGCGCCGGCAAGTCGACCATCGGCCTTTCGGCGCTCGCCTATGGCCGCGGCGGCGTGCGCATTACCGGCGGTCAGGTCCTGCTCGACGGCAAGGACATTCTGACGCTCGACAAGAACGGCATCCGCTCGATCCGCGGCGCCCGCGTCTGCTACGTCGCGCAATCGGCAGCGGCCGCCTTCAATCCGGCGCATCGGCTCGGCGACCAGGTGATCGAGGCGTCGCTCCGCCACGGCATCATGAGCCGCGAGGAGGCTAAGAAGCGGGCGCTCTATCTCTTCCGCGTGCTGGGCCTGCCCAATCCGGAAACCTTTGGCGAGCGCTATCCGCACCAGGTCTCCGGCGGCCAGCTGCAGCGCGCCATGACCGCCATGGCGCTCTGCCCCAACCCGGAGCTGATCGTCTTCGACGAGCCGACGACCGCGCTCGACGTCACCACCCAGATCGACGTGCTCGCCGCGATCAAGCATGCGATCGAAGAGACGCACACGGCAGCCCTCTACATCACCCACGACCTCGCCGTCGTCGCCCAGATCTCCGACGACATCATGGTGCTGCGCCATGGCAAGACGGTGGAATACGGCTCGACGAAGCAGATCATCGAAGAGCCGCGCGAGGAATACACCCGGGCACTCGTCAGCGTCCGCCAGACGAAACGCGAGGAAGCCGCCGACCAGACCGGGACGCAGTTGAAGATCGAGCATATCAGCGCCGGCTATGCCAACGGCTTCAAGGTGCTGCATGATGTCTCGATGCATCTGCCGAAAGGCCAGACACTGGCGATCGTCGGCGAAAGCGGCTCGGGCAAGTCCACCCTTGCCCGCGTCATCACCGGGCTTTTGCCGCCGACCGAGGGGCGCATCACCTTCGAGGGCAAGGAGCTGCCGCGGGCGCTGAAAGGCCGCAGCAACGACGAGCTCCGCCGCATCCAGATGATCTACCAGATGGCCGATACGGCGATGAACCCGCGCCAGACGGTGCGAGACATCGTCGGTCGACCGCTCTCCTTCTACTTCGGCATGCACGGCCAGAAGAAGACGGAGCGGGTCAAGGAACTGCTCGACCAGATCGAAATGGGAACGCGTTTCCTCGATCGTTATCCGGCCGAACTTTCGGGCGGCCAGAAGCAGCGCGTGGCGATCGCAAGGGCGCTCGCCGCCAAGCCGGAGCTGATCCTCTGCGACGAGCCCACCTCGGCACTCGATCCGCTTGTGGCCGAAGGCATCCTGAATCTGCTTCTGAAGCTTCAGGAGGAAACCGCTGTTTCCTATGTATTTATCACCCACGACATCGCCATCGTGCGGGCGATCGCCGACAGCGTCGCGGTCATGCATCGCGGCCGCCTCGTGCGCTTCGGGCCGAAGTCGAAGGTGCTGTCGCCGCCCTTCGACGACTACACGGACCTGCTGTTGAAGTCGGTTCCGGAGATGGAAATCGGCTGGCTGGAGCGGGTGCTGAAGACACGCCGCATGGAAAGCGCCGGCAACTGA
- a CDS encoding carnitine 3-dehydrogenase, with amino-acid sequence MSFITKAACVGGGVIGGAWVARFALAGIDVKIFDPHPEAERIIGEVMANAERAYAMLTMAPLPPKGKLTFCKSIEEAVEGADWIQESVPERLELKRGVITKIDAAARPDALIGSSTSGLLPSDLQSEMHHPERMFVAHPYNPVYLLPLVELVGGKKTSKATIERAMQGVEQIGMKGVVIAKEIEAFVGDRLLEALWREALWLIQDDICDTETLDNVMRYSFGMRWAQMGLFETYRIAGGEAGMRHFLAQFGPCLKWPWTKFTDVVDLDDALVEKIGAQSDAQAAGRSIRELERIRDENLVGIMHALKSGNGGEGWGAGKLLADFEAKLWANARKPEADLGDVKPLRILDTKVSAAWVDYNGHMTEHRYLQVFGDTSDGVLRLIGVDLDYVRDGHSYYTVETHIRNLGEAKLGEALYSTCQILSSDEKRLHIFSTIYNAATNEAVATAEQMMLHVDSKAGKAVAAPEAVLSKLRAITEAHAQLQTPDGAGRFVGQKRA; translated from the coding sequence ATGAGCTTTATAACCAAAGCAGCCTGTGTCGGCGGCGGCGTCATCGGCGGCGCCTGGGTGGCGCGCTTTGCGCTTGCCGGCATCGACGTAAAAATCTTCGACCCGCATCCGGAAGCCGAGCGCATCATCGGCGAAGTCATGGCCAATGCCGAGCGCGCCTATGCCATGCTGACCATGGCGCCGTTGCCGCCGAAGGGAAAGCTCACCTTCTGCAAGAGCATCGAGGAAGCGGTCGAAGGCGCTGACTGGATTCAGGAAAGCGTGCCGGAGCGGCTGGAACTGAAGCGCGGCGTGATCACCAAGATCGATGCCGCCGCAAGGCCCGATGCGCTGATCGGGTCCTCCACCTCGGGCCTTTTGCCCTCCGACCTGCAGTCCGAGATGCACCACCCCGAGCGCATGTTCGTGGCGCATCCCTACAACCCCGTCTACCTCTTGCCGCTCGTCGAGCTCGTCGGCGGCAAGAAGACGTCGAAGGCGACGATCGAGCGCGCCATGCAGGGCGTCGAGCAGATCGGCATGAAGGGCGTCGTCATCGCCAAGGAGATCGAGGCCTTCGTCGGCGACCGCCTGCTCGAGGCACTCTGGCGCGAGGCGCTCTGGCTGATCCAGGACGACATCTGCGATACCGAAACGCTCGACAACGTCATGCGTTATTCCTTCGGCATGCGCTGGGCGCAGATGGGCCTGTTCGAGACCTATCGCATCGCCGGCGGCGAGGCCGGCATGCGCCACTTCCTCGCCCAGTTCGGCCCCTGCCTGAAGTGGCCCTGGACGAAGTTCACCGACGTCGTCGACCTCGACGATGCGTTGGTCGAAAAGATCGGCGCCCAGTCGGACGCGCAGGCCGCCGGTCGCTCGATCCGCGAGCTCGAACGCATCCGCGACGAAAACCTCGTCGGCATCATGCATGCGCTGAAATCCGGTAACGGCGGCGAAGGCTGGGGTGCGGGCAAGCTGCTTGCCGATTTCGAGGCCAAGCTCTGGGCCAACGCCCGGAAGCCGGAAGCCGACCTCGGCGACGTCAAGCCGCTGCGCATCCTCGACACCAAGGTCAGCGCCGCCTGGGTCGATTACAACGGCCACATGACCGAGCACCGTTATCTCCAGGTCTTCGGCGACACCTCCGACGGCGTGCTGCGCCTGATCGGCGTCGACCTCGACTATGTCCGCGACGGTCACAGCTACTACACGGTCGAGACCCATATCCGGAACCTTGGCGAAGCCAAGCTCGGCGAGGCGCTCTACTCGACCTGCCAGATCCTGTCGTCGGACGAAAAGCGTCTTCACATCTTTTCGACGATCTACAACGCCGCAACCAACGAGGCCGTCGCCACCGCCGAACAGATGATGCTTCATGTCGACAGCAAGGCCGGCAAGGCGGTCGCGGCACCCGAGGCGGTGCTGAGCAAGCTCCGCGCAATCACTGAAGCCCATGCGCAACTGCAGACGCCCGATGGTGCCGGACGCTTCGTCGGCCAGAAGCGCGCCTGA
- a CDS encoding ABC transporter permease, whose translation MAGRMMMESGPLTGPVPTDGTAGATHPRSAELSGVPAKPNPATNPSNGEIGGTFWRRFTFRRPLAALILQRLGLSAGLLFAVSLMIFGGIEALPGDFATTYLGQSATPQAVENIRKDLGLDRPWTERYVSWLGGAVQGDFGTSWASKNSVGEQISKRLGNSLFLAFFAALVSVPLAVGLGMLAVQFRNRLPDKIINVVSLAAISLPEFFVGYLLIMFFAVKYGVATFPATVYDSMSFTERLSAIALPVATLVLVVLAHMMRMTRAAILNVMSSAYVETAELKGLGMFRIIARHAAPNAVAPVINVIALNLAYLVVGVVVVEVVFVYPGMGQYMVDAVTVRDMPVVQACGLIFAAFYIFLNMAADILAIIANPRLRHPR comes from the coding sequence ATGGCTGGACGCATGATGATGGAAAGCGGACCGCTCACTGGTCCGGTTCCGACGGATGGAACCGCGGGTGCAACACACCCGCGGTCTGCCGAACTTTCCGGAGTACCAGCAAAACCCAACCCTGCCACCAATCCCTCGAACGGTGAAATCGGCGGCACCTTCTGGCGGCGCTTCACCTTCCGCCGCCCGCTCGCGGCGCTGATCCTGCAGCGCCTCGGCTTGAGCGCCGGCCTTCTCTTCGCCGTATCGCTGATGATCTTCGGCGGCATCGAGGCGCTTCCCGGCGACTTCGCCACCACCTATCTCGGCCAGTCGGCAACGCCGCAGGCGGTCGAAAACATCCGCAAGGATCTCGGCCTCGACCGGCCCTGGACCGAACGCTACGTCTCCTGGCTCGGCGGCGCTGTCCAAGGCGATTTCGGCACCTCCTGGGCGAGCAAGAATTCGGTCGGCGAGCAGATTTCCAAGCGCCTCGGCAACTCGCTGTTCCTTGCCTTCTTCGCAGCCCTCGTCTCCGTACCGCTCGCCGTCGGCCTCGGTATGCTGGCGGTGCAGTTCCGCAACCGGCTGCCCGACAAGATCATCAACGTCGTCTCGCTCGCGGCGATCTCGCTGCCCGAGTTCTTCGTCGGCTATCTCCTGATCATGTTCTTCGCCGTCAAATACGGCGTCGCGACCTTCCCCGCGACCGTCTATGACAGCATGAGCTTCACCGAACGTCTCTCGGCGATCGCGCTTCCCGTCGCGACCCTCGTTCTCGTCGTTCTCGCCCACATGATGCGCATGACCCGCGCGGCGATCCTCAACGTCATGTCGTCGGCCTATGTCGAGACGGCGGAACTGAAGGGCCTCGGCATGTTCCGCATCATCGCGCGTCACGCCGCCCCCAATGCGGTGGCGCCGGTCATCAACGTCATTGCGCTCAACCTGGCCTATCTCGTGGTCGGCGTCGTCGTGGTCGAAGTGGTCTTCGTCTATCCGGGCATGGGCCAATATATGGTGGATGCGGTGACCGTGCGCGACATGCCGGTCGTTCAGGCCTGCGGTCTGATCTTTGCCGCCTTCTACATCTTCCTGAACATGGCGGCCGACATTCTCGCGATCATCGCCAACCCGAGACTGAGGCATCCGCGATGA
- a CDS encoding ABC transporter substrate-binding protein, translated as MSDYKDYLTRQVMLGKMNRREFLGRAAAAGILASTAGTLFATSAAAQEPKRGGHLKLGLEGAAATDSKDPAKALSQFMFVVGRNWGDMLVESHPTTGAPVPALAESWEPSTDASTWTFTIRKGVKFHDGKELTLDDVIKTLQRHTDEKSESGALGVMKSIKEIKADGDKLVLVLTEGNADLPLLLTDYHLIIQPGGGIDKPDAMIGTGPFKVTSFEAGVRATFEKNADDWRTDRGYVDSVELIAMNDATARIAALSSGQVHYINRVDPKTVNLLKKAPTVEILNTSGRGHYVFIMHCNTAPFDNNDLRMALKYSMDRETMVQRILGGYGKVGNDFPINDTYALFPEGIEQRAYDPDKAAFHYKKSGHSGPVLLRTSDVAFPGAVDAAVLYQESAKKAGIEIEVKREPGDGYWTNVWNVQPFSTSYWGGRPTQDQMYSTAYLSTADWNDTRFKRPDFDKILLEARSELDEAKRKDMYRTMAMMVRDEGGLILPMFNDFVNASTKQVKGYVHDIGNDMSNGYVATRVWLDA; from the coding sequence ATGAGCGATTACAAGGATTACCTCACACGACAGGTCATGCTCGGCAAGATGAACCGGCGCGAGTTTTTGGGCCGCGCGGCAGCAGCCGGCATTCTCGCCTCGACGGCCGGCACTTTGTTTGCCACCAGCGCTGCAGCGCAGGAGCCGAAGCGCGGCGGTCACCTGAAACTCGGTCTCGAAGGCGCTGCCGCCACCGACTCGAAGGACCCGGCCAAGGCGCTGTCGCAATTCATGTTCGTCGTCGGCCGCAACTGGGGCGACATGCTCGTCGAAAGCCACCCGACGACCGGCGCGCCGGTGCCGGCACTCGCCGAATCCTGGGAGCCCTCGACCGACGCGTCGACCTGGACCTTTACCATCCGCAAGGGCGTAAAATTCCACGACGGCAAGGAGCTGACGCTCGACGACGTCATCAAGACGCTGCAGCGCCACACCGACGAAAAGTCTGAATCCGGCGCGCTCGGCGTGATGAAGTCGATCAAGGAAATCAAGGCCGACGGCGACAAGCTGGTGCTCGTGCTGACCGAAGGCAATGCCGACCTGCCGCTGCTTCTGACCGACTATCACCTCATCATCCAGCCGGGCGGCGGCATCGACAAGCCGGACGCAATGATCGGCACCGGCCCCTTCAAGGTGACGAGCTTCGAAGCCGGCGTTCGTGCCACCTTCGAGAAGAATGCCGACGACTGGCGCACCGACCGCGGCTATGTGGACTCGGTCGAGCTGATCGCCATGAACGACGCCACGGCCCGCATCGCCGCGCTTTCCTCCGGCCAGGTGCACTACATCAACCGCGTCGATCCGAAGACGGTCAACCTTCTGAAGAAGGCGCCGACGGTCGAGATCCTGAACACGTCCGGCCGCGGCCATTACGTGTTCATCATGCATTGCAACACCGCACCCTTCGACAACAACGACCTGCGCATGGCGCTGAAATATTCGATGGACCGCGAGACCATGGTCCAGCGCATCCTCGGCGGCTACGGCAAGGTCGGCAACGACTTCCCGATCAACGACACCTACGCCCTCTTCCCCGAAGGCATCGAGCAGCGTGCCTATGATCCGGACAAGGCGGCCTTCCACTACAAGAAATCCGGCCACAGCGGTCCGGTACTGCTGCGCACCTCCGACGTCGCCTTCCCGGGTGCTGTCGATGCAGCGGTGCTCTACCAGGAAAGCGCCAAGAAGGCGGGCATCGAGATCGAGGTCAAGCGCGAGCCGGGTGACGGCTACTGGACCAACGTCTGGAACGTGCAGCCCTTCTCCACCTCCTACTGGGGCGGCCGTCCGACCCAGGACCAGATGTACTCCACCGCCTATCTTTCGACCGCCGACTGGAACGACACCCGCTTCAAGCGTCCGGATTTCGACAAGATCCTGCTCGAGGCCCGCTCTGAACTCGACGAGGCCAAGCGCAAGGACATGTACCGCACCATGGCCATGATGGTGCGTGACGAAGGCGGCCTGATCCTGCCGATGTTCAACGACTTCGTGAACGCCTCCACCAAGCAGGTGAAGGGCTACGTGCACGACATCGGCAACGACATGTCGAACGGCTATGTCGCAACCCGGGTATGGCTGGACGCATGA
- a CDS encoding ABC transporter permease, whose product MNLRSIPFSAWIGIAGIAIAIFCALFAPVIAPFGERDVVGDVWLPAGGDFLLGTDNLGRDLLSRLIYGARTTIFVAFAATVLSFSLGMILSFTAAVVGGFTDQLFSRFNDLMMAIPTLIFALVVLAVLPQHLWILILVMAVLDSTRVFRIGRAVALDVAVMEFVEAARLRGEGSLWIIFREILPNTLSPLLAEFGLRFAFSILFLSTLSFLGLGIQPPAADWGGMVKDNKDGIIFGISAALIPGAAIATLAICVNLVVDWLMKRTSSLKGGRGDA is encoded by the coding sequence ATGAACCTGAGATCCATCCCCTTCAGCGCCTGGATCGGCATCGCCGGCATCGCGATTGCGATCTTCTGCGCCCTCTTTGCGCCTGTCATCGCCCCCTTCGGCGAACGCGACGTGGTCGGCGACGTCTGGCTTCCGGCCGGCGGCGACTTCCTGCTCGGCACCGACAATCTCGGCCGCGACCTGCTGTCGCGTCTGATCTATGGCGCCCGCACCACCATCTTCGTGGCATTTGCGGCAACCGTGCTTTCCTTCTCGCTCGGCATGATCCTGAGCTTCACCGCCGCTGTTGTCGGTGGTTTCACGGACCAGCTGTTTTCCCGCTTCAACGACCTGATGATGGCGATTCCGACGCTCATTTTCGCCCTCGTCGTTCTCGCCGTCCTGCCGCAGCATCTGTGGATCCTGATCCTGGTGATGGCGGTGCTCGACAGTACCCGCGTCTTCCGCATCGGCCGCGCCGTGGCGCTCGATGTCGCGGTCATGGAGTTCGTCGAGGCGGCAAGGCTGCGTGGAGAAGGTTCGCTCTGGATCATCTTCCGCGAGATCCTGCCGAACACACTGTCGCCGCTCTTGGCAGAATTCGGCCTGCGCTTCGCCTTCTCGATCCTGTTCCTCTCCACCCTCTCCTTCCTCGGCCTCGGCATCCAGCCGCCGGCAGCCGACTGGGGCGGCATGGTCAAGGACAACAAGGACGGCATCATCTTCGGCATTTCGGCAGCGCTCATACCCGGTGCTGCGATCGCGACGCTCGCGATCTGCGTCAACCTCGTGGTCGACTGGCTGATGAAGAGAACCTCGAGCCTCAAGGGAGGACGCGGCGATGCCTGA
- a CDS encoding acyl-CoA dehydrogenase family protein, with protein sequence MNFALTEEQQMIVDTVRSFVETEIYPHEDEVERTGVVPRELGQEIARKCKEIGFFGCNFPEEVGGAGLDHTSFTLVERELGRGSMGLTVFFGRPSGILMACNAEQREKYLLPAVKGDKFDALAMTEPDAGSDVRGMKCFARKDGDDWIVNGTKHFISHADIADFVIVFIATGEEDTPRGPKKKITCFLVDRGTPGFEIRKGYNSVSHRGYNNCVLTFDDCRLPSAQILGEVHKGFDVANDWLFATRLTVAATSVGRARRAFDYALNYAAERKQFGKPIGANQGVSFKLADMITEIDAADLLTLSAAWRLDNGLPSNREIASAKVFATEMLARVTDEAIQIFGGMGLMDDLPLARFWRDARVERIWDGTSEIQRHIISRDLLRPLGA encoded by the coding sequence ATGAACTTCGCACTGACCGAAGAACAGCAGATGATCGTCGATACGGTCAGGAGCTTCGTCGAAACGGAAATCTATCCGCATGAGGACGAGGTCGAGCGCACCGGCGTAGTGCCGCGCGAACTCGGTCAGGAGATCGCCCGAAAATGCAAGGAGATCGGCTTCTTCGGCTGTAATTTCCCGGAGGAAGTCGGCGGCGCCGGTCTCGATCACACCTCCTTCACCCTGGTCGAGCGCGAGCTTGGCCGCGGCTCCATGGGCCTGACCGTCTTCTTCGGTCGCCCCTCTGGGATCCTGATGGCCTGCAACGCCGAGCAGCGCGAAAAGTACCTGCTGCCGGCCGTCAAAGGTGACAAGTTCGATGCGCTTGCGATGACCGAGCCGGACGCCGGCTCGGACGTGCGCGGCATGAAGTGCTTTGCCCGCAAGGACGGCGACGACTGGATCGTCAACGGCACGAAGCATTTCATCAGCCACGCCGACATCGCCGATTTCGTCATCGTCTTCATCGCGACCGGCGAAGAGGATACGCCGCGCGGCCCGAAGAAGAAGATCACCTGCTTTCTCGTCGATCGCGGCACGCCCGGCTTCGAGATCCGCAAGGGCTACAATTCCGTATCGCACCGCGGCTACAACAACTGTGTCCTGACCTTCGACGATTGCCGCCTGCCCTCCGCCCAGATCCTCGGCGAGGTGCACAAGGGTTTCGACGTCGCCAACGACTGGCTGTTCGCCACCCGCCTGACGGTGGCGGCGACTTCGGTCGGCCGTGCCCGTCGCGCCTTCGACTATGCGCTGAATTACGCCGCCGAACGCAAGCAGTTCGGCAAGCCGATCGGTGCCAACCAGGGCGTCTCCTTCAAGCTCGCCGACATGATCACCGAGATCGACGCCGCCGACCTCCTGACCCTTTCGGCCGCCTGGCGGCTCGATAACGGCCTGCCCTCGAACCGCGAGATTGCGTCCGCCAAGGTTTTTGCCACCGAGATGCTCGCCCGCGTCACCGACGAGGCGATCCAGATCTTCGGCGGCATGGGCCTGATGGACGACCTGCCGCTCGCCCGCTTCTGGCGCGACGCTCGCGTCGAACGCATCTGGGACGGCACGTCTGAAATCCAGCGCCACATCATCAGCCGCGACCTGCTGCGGCCGCTGGGAGCGTGA
- a CDS encoding acetate--CoA ligase family protein: MIRSLDRLIRPRTIAVFGGKEARRVIEQCDKMGFTGEIWPVHPREAEILGRKCYRSVAELPGAPDASFVGVNRQLTIDIIRDLASRGAGGAVCYASGFREAASELDDGNDMQEALVAAAGDMPIVGPNCYGFINMLDGALLWPDQHGMQRVEKGVAILTQSSNIACNISMQTRGLPLAYVMTAGNQAQTGLSDIACAVLEDPRVTAVGLHIEGFDSVVALERLATRARELGKPVVTLKVGKSEAAQLATVSHTASLAGNDRVSSALLARLGIGRVDTLPALLETLKLLHVAGPLESNDISSMSCSGGEASLMADAGERYRVNYRPLRDEQKKPLKDALGEMVTIANPLDYHTFVWGNREKQTTAFTAMMKGGYAINLLVLDFPRLDRCDPADWETTCHAVIDAARATGARAGIVASLGENMPEATALFLMKAGVVPFFGIEEALAAIETAADIGAAWAKPAPPRLHDGGVAAAGEAITLSEHEAKVELAAAGLTVPKGKTAATAEEAADAAEALGFPVVLKGLGVAHKTEAGAVKLNLASRADVLAAAKAMAAVTSGYLVEKMVAKPVAELIIGATRDPVAGPVLTIGAGGILVELLDDSAILTLPTTPEAIGEAIGGLKIRKLLDGYRGAPAADYAALTAAVAAAASYVVANASKLEELDINPLMVLPNGQGAVAADALIRRRN; the protein is encoded by the coding sequence ATGATACGCTCCCTCGACCGCCTCATCCGCCCGCGCACCATCGCCGTCTTCGGCGGCAAGGAAGCCCGGCGTGTCATCGAGCAATGCGACAAGATGGGCTTTACCGGTGAGATCTGGCCAGTGCACCCGCGCGAAGCCGAAATCCTCGGCCGCAAGTGCTATCGCTCGGTGGCAGAACTGCCAGGCGCACCGGATGCCTCCTTCGTCGGCGTCAACCGGCAGCTGACGATCGATATCATCCGCGATCTTGCGAGCCGCGGCGCCGGCGGCGCCGTCTGCTACGCCTCCGGCTTTCGCGAGGCGGCAAGCGAGCTTGACGACGGCAACGACATGCAGGAGGCGCTGGTGGCGGCTGCCGGCGACATGCCGATCGTCGGGCCGAATTGCTACGGCTTCATCAACATGCTCGATGGCGCCCTGCTCTGGCCGGACCAGCACGGCATGCAACGCGTCGAAAAAGGCGTCGCGATCCTGACGCAGTCCTCCAACATCGCCTGCAACATTTCGATGCAGACGCGCGGTCTGCCGCTTGCCTATGTCATGACTGCCGGCAACCAGGCGCAGACGGGCCTCTCCGACATCGCCTGCGCCGTGCTCGAAGACCCGCGCGTCACCGCCGTCGGCCTGCATATCGAGGGTTTCGACAGCGTTGTTGCCCTCGAGCGGCTGGCGACGCGCGCGCGCGAACTCGGCAAACCGGTCGTGACGCTGAAGGTCGGCAAGTCGGAAGCGGCGCAGCTTGCGACGGTGTCGCACACCGCATCGCTTGCCGGCAACGACCGCGTCTCCTCGGCGCTTCTTGCCCGCCTCGGCATCGGCCGAGTGGACACGTTGCCGGCGCTCTTGGAAACGCTGAAGCTGCTGCATGTGGCAGGCCCACTCGAGAGCAACGACATCTCCTCGATGAGCTGCTCCGGCGGCGAGGCCTCGCTGATGGCGGATGCCGGCGAGCGCTACCGGGTCAATTACCGGCCCTTGCGCGACGAGCAGAAGAAGCCGCTGAAGGATGCGCTCGGCGAGATGGTGACGATCGCCAACCCGCTCGACTACCACACCTTCGTCTGGGGCAACCGCGAGAAGCAGACCACCGCCTTTACCGCCATGATGAAGGGCGGCTACGCGATCAATCTGCTCGTGCTCGACTTCCCGCGCCTTGACCGCTGCGACCCGGCAGACTGGGAAACCACCTGCCATGCGGTGATCGACGCGGCCCGGGCAACGGGTGCCCGCGCCGGCATCGTCGCCAGCCTTGGCGAAAACATGCCGGAAGCCACCGCCCTCTTCCTGATGAAGGCGGGCGTCGTACCCTTCTTCGGCATCGAGGAGGCACTGGCAGCCATCGAGACGGCCGCCGACATCGGAGCCGCCTGGGCCAAACCCGCCCCGCCCCGCCTGCACGATGGCGGTGTCGCCGCTGCCGGTGAAGCCATCACGCTCAGCGAACACGAGGCCAAGGTGGAGCTTGCTGCCGCCGGTCTGACCGTGCCGAAGGGCAAGACCGCAGCAACCGCCGAAGAAGCCGCAGACGCTGCCGAAGCGCTCGGTTTCCCGGTCGTGCTGAAAGGCCTCGGCGTCGCCCACAAGACCGAAGCGGGTGCCGTGAAACTCAACCTTGCGAGCCGCGCGGACGTCCTTGCGGCGGCCAAGGCCATGGCCGCCGTCACCTCCGGGTACCTTGTCGAGAAGATGGTGGCGAAACCGGTCGCCGAGCTCATTATCGGCGCCACGCGCGACCCCGTCGCCGGCCCGGTTTTGACGATCGGTGCCGGCGGCATCCTCGTGGAACTGCTCGATGATTCCGCCATCCTGACGCTGCCGACGACGCCGGAAGCGATCGGGGAAGCAATCGGCGGGCTGAAGATCCGCAAGCTGCTCGACGGCTATCGCGGCGCGCCTGCTGCCGATTACGCCGCTTTAACCGCGGCTGTCGCGGCAGCGGCATCCTATGTCGTTGCAAACGCTTCGAAACTCGAAGAACTGGATATCAATCCATTGATGGTGTTGCCGAACGGTCAGGGTGCCGTTGCCGCCGACGCTCTCATTCGCCGGAGGAACTGA